The following coding sequences lie in one Saccharopolyspora hordei genomic window:
- a CDS encoding LysE family transporter has protein sequence MHIAWGSFLLALLVIVVVPGPDFVLVTRNAATGTRWGWLAAAGTTCGLLVHATAATLGLSALVVAVPAALLVVKVIGVAYLAWMGLQIVRKAGTGADEPVVAAPTSGRAVFLRGLLTDVLNPKVMLTFLTLLPQAMDPAADPVAQAALLSGVAVSGFALWWLIVVPSVRWLSALLADPKRRTVFERCCGGALLAMATSIAVA, from the coding sequence GTGCACATCGCCTGGGGGTCGTTCCTGCTGGCGCTGCTGGTGATCGTCGTGGTTCCCGGTCCTGACTTCGTGCTGGTCACGCGCAACGCGGCGACCGGGACGCGCTGGGGTTGGCTGGCCGCGGCCGGGACGACCTGCGGGCTGCTGGTGCACGCGACGGCGGCGACGCTGGGCCTCTCGGCGCTGGTGGTCGCCGTCCCGGCGGCGCTGCTCGTGGTGAAGGTGATCGGCGTGGCCTACCTGGCCTGGATGGGCCTGCAGATCGTGCGCAAGGCCGGGACCGGCGCCGACGAACCGGTGGTGGCCGCTCCCACGTCCGGGCGCGCGGTCTTCCTGCGCGGGCTGCTCACCGACGTGCTCAACCCGAAGGTCATGCTGACGTTCCTGACGCTGCTGCCGCAGGCGATGGACCCGGCCGCCGACCCGGTGGCGCAGGCCGCGCTGCTCAGCGGGGTCGCGGTGAGCGGGTTCGCGCTCTGGTGGCTGATCGTGGTCCCGTCGGTGCGGTGGCTGTCGGCGCTGCTGGCCGATCCCAAGCGGCGCACGGTCTTCGAGCGCTGCTGCGGCGGCGCGCTGCTGGCCATGGCGACCTCGATCGCCGTCGCCTGA
- the dacB gene encoding D-alanyl-D-alanine carboxypeptidase/D-alanyl-D-alanine endopeptidase: MRRRWVLGLVVAVGVSVAVVAPSGAAPSGPDALRVDLDDILADPRLDGAYAGVVVRDPATDEVLYSRQATARATPASNAKLLTAAAALEALDPDHRFRTEVVTDAPQVGPVLLGDLHLRGTADPTVLAADYDRLAEQVAAAGIRVVQGGLRTDDTWFDDVPLGTGWAWDDEPYYYSAPVSALTVAPNTDFDAGTAIVRVRPTAEGLPAELELDPATGVVQLDNRTTTSAAGGEPDVVVEREHGGSRVVVRGTVPADAEPLEEFTTVPDPSAYAADVFARALAAHGVHVREVGEGTAPEGARVVAARESMPLRELLVPFLKLSNNGHAEVLVKAMGRDVRGEGSWPAGVAVLTEQLRALGLSPEALELVDGSGLSRMDGVTPEQLTVLLDNARQRPWFPAFSDALPVAGVADRMVGGTLRNRMAGTAAEGNVRAKTGSLTGVTSLSGYVTAADGRELVFSVVLNDFTSDSPRDLEDAIAIRLAEYRGADDQPRGRPQVPRTLVQRDDPRTRVDEGALECSWVRAC, encoded by the coding sequence ATGCGTCGACGGTGGGTGCTCGGGTTGGTCGTCGCGGTGGGGGTCTCGGTCGCCGTCGTGGCGCCGTCCGGGGCCGCGCCGTCCGGACCGGACGCGTTGCGCGTCGACCTCGACGACATCCTCGCCGACCCGCGGTTGGACGGTGCGTACGCGGGCGTGGTGGTCCGCGACCCGGCCACCGACGAGGTGCTCTACAGCAGGCAGGCCACGGCGCGGGCGACCCCGGCCTCCAACGCGAAGCTGCTCACCGCGGCCGCCGCGCTGGAGGCGCTCGACCCGGACCACCGGTTCCGCACCGAGGTCGTCACCGACGCCCCGCAGGTCGGTCCGGTGCTGCTCGGCGACCTGCACCTGCGCGGCACCGCTGACCCGACGGTGCTCGCCGCCGACTACGACCGGCTCGCGGAGCAGGTCGCGGCGGCGGGGATCCGCGTGGTGCAGGGCGGGTTGCGCACCGACGACACCTGGTTCGACGACGTCCCGCTGGGCACCGGCTGGGCGTGGGACGACGAGCCGTACTACTACTCGGCGCCGGTCTCGGCGCTGACCGTGGCGCCCAACACCGACTTCGACGCCGGGACCGCGATCGTGCGGGTGCGCCCGACCGCGGAGGGGCTGCCCGCCGAGCTGGAGCTGGACCCGGCCACCGGCGTCGTGCAGCTCGACAACCGGACCACCACGTCCGCCGCGGGCGGTGAGCCGGACGTGGTGGTCGAGCGCGAGCACGGCGGGTCGCGCGTGGTGGTGCGCGGGACGGTGCCCGCGGACGCGGAACCGCTCGAGGAGTTCACCACCGTGCCGGACCCGTCCGCCTACGCCGCCGACGTGTTCGCCCGCGCCCTGGCCGCGCACGGGGTGCACGTCCGCGAGGTGGGGGAGGGGACGGCGCCGGAGGGCGCGCGGGTGGTGGCCGCGCGGGAGTCGATGCCGCTGCGCGAGCTGCTGGTGCCGTTCCTCAAGCTCAGCAACAACGGGCACGCCGAGGTGCTGGTCAAGGCGATGGGACGGGACGTGCGCGGGGAGGGCAGCTGGCCGGCCGGCGTGGCGGTGCTGACCGAGCAGCTGCGCGCGCTGGGCCTGTCGCCCGAGGCGCTGGAGCTGGTGGACGGCTCCGGTCTGTCCAGGATGGACGGTGTGACGCCGGAGCAGCTGACCGTGCTGCTGGACAACGCCCGGCAGCGTCCCTGGTTCCCGGCCTTCTCCGACGCGCTCCCGGTGGCCGGTGTCGCGGACCGCATGGTCGGCGGCACGCTCCGCAACCGGATGGCCGGCACGGCGGCGGAGGGCAACGTGCGGGCCAAGACCGGCTCGCTGACCGGGGTCACCTCGCTGTCCGGCTACGTCACGGCCGCGGACGGTCGCGAGCTGGTGTTCTCGGTGGTGCTCAACGACTTCACCTCCGACTCCCCGAGGGACCTGGAGGACGCGATCGCGATCCGCCTCGCCGAGTACCGCGGTGCCGACGACCAGCCGCGCGGCCGCCCGCAGGTGCCGCGAACGCTGGTCCAGCGGGACGACCCGCGCACCCGGGTCGACGAGGGCGCGCTGGAGTGCTCGTGGGTGCGGGCGTGCTGA
- a CDS encoding VTT domain-containing protein: MTFISDVLAAVGSLPKPLLVLVTGALVLGECTIGLGFLVPGESGLLIAAAAVTDLGFFLVLAAVVAVCAAVGDNIGFWLGRRYRWRMRETKVVRKLGQHHWDRAGGLLRRWGIGAVLVGRFLPVVRTLMPAAAGTSGMSYLKFVVSSLVGAIAWSATHVSIGWLAGASAKYVEESLGHASWVLAAVVVAAGVAVWLRRRRRAAKQLDVAPEEPAEDVETAA; encoded by the coding sequence GTGACCTTCATCAGCGACGTCCTGGCAGCCGTCGGAAGCCTGCCGAAGCCGCTACTGGTACTGGTGACCGGAGCTCTCGTGCTCGGCGAGTGCACCATCGGCCTGGGTTTCCTGGTGCCGGGCGAGAGCGGGCTGCTGATCGCCGCGGCCGCGGTCACCGACCTCGGCTTCTTCCTGGTGCTGGCCGCTGTCGTCGCGGTGTGCGCGGCCGTCGGGGACAACATCGGCTTCTGGCTGGGGCGCCGCTACCGGTGGCGGATGCGCGAGACCAAGGTGGTCCGCAAGCTCGGCCAGCACCACTGGGACCGGGCCGGGGGTCTGCTGCGGAGGTGGGGGATCGGCGCGGTGCTGGTCGGCCGCTTCCTGCCGGTGGTGCGCACCCTGATGCCCGCCGCGGCCGGGACCAGCGGCATGTCCTACCTGAAGTTCGTGGTGTCCTCCCTGGTCGGCGCGATCGCGTGGTCCGCGACGCACGTGAGCATCGGCTGGCTGGCCGGAGCGTCGGCCAAGTACGTCGAGGAATCGCTCGGGCACGCGAGCTGGGTGCTGGCGGCCGTGGTCGTCGCCGCCGGGGTGGCGGTCTGGCTCCGGCGCCGCCGCCGCGCCGCGAAGCAGCTCGACGTCGCCCCGGAGGAGCCCGCGGAGGACGTCGAGACCGCCGCGTGA
- a CDS encoding DedA family protein: MVPVFRSFVSLPAGVERMPLLPFLVLTALGSLVWNSALVLAGYSLGQNWWRVEAYVGSFQQVVVVVVLAAVAWFVTARVRRNRRTRA, from the coding sequence ATGGTGCCGGTCTTCCGCAGCTTCGTCTCCCTGCCCGCCGGGGTGGAGCGGATGCCGCTGCTGCCGTTCCTGGTCCTCACCGCGCTCGGCAGCCTGGTGTGGAACTCCGCGCTGGTGCTCGCCGGGTACTCCCTCGGCCAGAACTGGTGGCGGGTGGAGGCCTACGTCGGGTCCTTCCAGCAGGTGGTGGTCGTCGTGGTGCTGGCCGCGGTCGCCTGGTTCGTCACCGCCCGCGTCCGACGCAACCGCCGCACCCGCGCCTGA
- a CDS encoding response regulator produces the protein MRVILADDATLLREGLVRLLAEEGHEVAAAVGDAPSLLSEVDRHRPGVAVVDVRMPPTHTDDGLRAALEIRSRFPEVGVLVLSQHVEKRYAVERITGDRARVGCLLEDRVVQVDEFLDALERVARGGVALDPEVVRRLPSTAARDPLADLAPRERDVLDQMAQGRTNAGIAAHLHVSQSAVDKHVNSIFGKLALPRATGCSRRVLAVLRYLESSSDGGRG, from the coding sequence GTGCGCGTGATCCTGGCCGACGACGCGACGCTGCTGCGGGAAGGGCTGGTGCGGCTGCTCGCCGAGGAGGGGCACGAGGTCGCCGCCGCGGTCGGCGACGCGCCGAGCTTGCTGTCCGAAGTGGACCGACACCGGCCGGGCGTCGCGGTGGTCGACGTGCGGATGCCGCCCACCCACACCGACGACGGGCTGCGCGCGGCGCTGGAGATCCGCAGCCGGTTCCCCGAGGTCGGTGTGCTGGTGCTCTCGCAGCACGTCGAGAAGCGCTACGCCGTCGAGCGGATCACCGGCGACCGCGCCCGCGTCGGCTGCCTGCTCGAGGACCGCGTGGTGCAGGTCGACGAGTTCCTCGACGCCCTCGAGCGGGTCGCCCGCGGCGGGGTGGCGCTCGACCCGGAGGTGGTTCGCCGCCTGCCGTCCACCGCGGCCCGGGACCCGCTCGCCGACCTGGCGCCGCGCGAGCGGGACGTGCTCGACCAGATGGCGCAGGGCCGGACCAACGCGGGGATCGCGGCCCACCTGCACGTCTCGCAGAGCGCGGTGGACAAGCACGTCAACTCGATCTTCGGCAAGCTCGCCCTGCCCCGCGCCACCGGCTGCAGCCGCCGGGTCCTGGCGGTCCTGCGCTACCTGGAGTCCAGTTCGGACGGTGGTCGCGGCTAG
- a CDS encoding amino acid permease: MSQPATEEYRKDLSTRHINMIAIGGAIGVGLFLGSGKALHQVGPGLILNYAIAGLMIFFVMRALGELLMYRPVSGSFAEYAGEFVGPWARFAVGWGYWLVWIVTGMAEITAVGQYFQFWFPEVPQWIPALCALVVLSGVNLIAVKLFGEFEFWFALIKVVAIIGLIVLAALILVFGFSDVGPTASLSNIWSHGGFFPNGGISALLAFQIVMFAFIGVEMVGQTASESSNPTKVLPRAINAVMWRILIFYVGALVALTALVPWFEFPADGSPFVHAFTLIGIPAAAGVVNFVVTTAALSSCNSGIYSTGRMIRTLALDGQAPRAVARLSGRAVPARAIAVTFCVMLIGVVLNYFVPEQAFTYITSASTVGAIFTWAMILIAHLGYRRKVARGDLPAGTFRMPFAPWSNYVVLAFLALVVVLLAFDEETRIALYITPVLVVAVVVGYLASRKRQQERQHTPVG, from the coding sequence ATGAGCCAACCAGCGACCGAGGAGTACCGGAAGGACCTGAGCACTCGGCACATCAACATGATCGCCATCGGCGGTGCGATCGGCGTCGGGTTGTTCCTCGGTTCCGGAAAGGCGCTGCACCAGGTCGGCCCCGGTCTGATCCTGAACTACGCGATCGCCGGCCTGATGATCTTCTTCGTGATGCGCGCCCTGGGTGAGCTGTTGATGTACCGCCCGGTGAGCGGTTCCTTCGCCGAGTACGCCGGTGAGTTCGTCGGACCGTGGGCGCGGTTCGCGGTCGGCTGGGGCTACTGGCTGGTCTGGATCGTCACCGGCATGGCCGAGATCACCGCGGTCGGCCAGTACTTCCAGTTCTGGTTCCCGGAGGTCCCGCAGTGGATCCCGGCGCTGTGCGCGCTGGTCGTGCTCAGCGGCGTGAACCTGATCGCGGTGAAGCTGTTCGGCGAGTTCGAGTTCTGGTTCGCGCTGATCAAGGTGGTGGCCATCATCGGCCTCATCGTGCTGGCCGCGCTGATCCTGGTCTTCGGGTTCAGCGACGTCGGGCCGACCGCGTCGCTGAGCAACATCTGGTCGCACGGCGGGTTCTTCCCCAACGGCGGCATCTCCGCCCTGCTGGCCTTCCAGATCGTCATGTTCGCCTTCATCGGCGTGGAGATGGTCGGGCAGACCGCCAGCGAGAGCAGCAACCCGACCAAGGTGCTGCCCCGGGCCATCAACGCGGTCATGTGGCGGATCCTGATCTTCTACGTCGGCGCGCTGGTCGCCCTGACCGCGCTGGTGCCGTGGTTCGAGTTCCCGGCCGACGGCAGCCCGTTCGTGCACGCCTTCACCCTGATCGGCATCCCGGCCGCCGCGGGCGTGGTGAACTTCGTGGTGACCACGGCGGCGCTGTCGTCGTGCAACAGCGGCATCTACTCGACCGGCCGGATGATCCGCACGCTGGCCCTGGACGGCCAGGCCCCGCGGGCGGTGGCGCGGCTCAGCGGCCGGGCGGTGCCGGCGCGGGCGATCGCCGTGACGTTCTGCGTGATGCTGATCGGCGTGGTGCTCAACTACTTCGTGCCGGAACAGGCGTTCACCTACATCACCAGCGCGAGCACCGTCGGGGCCATCTTCACCTGGGCGATGATCCTCATCGCGCACCTCGGCTACCGGCGCAAGGTGGCGCGCGGTGACCTCCCGGCCGGCACGTTCCGGATGCCGTTCGCCCCGTGGTCGAACTACGTGGTGCTGGCGTTCCTGGCGCTGGTCGTGGTGCTGCTGGCCTTCGACGAGGAGACCCGCATCGCGCTCTACATCACGCCGGTCCTGGTGGTCGCGGTGGTGGTCGGCTACCTGGCGTCGCGCAAGCGGCAGCAGGAGCGCCAGCACACCCCGGTGGGGTGA
- the glyA gene encoding serine hydroxymethyltransferase produces the protein MSTPDLFNDQLAAVDPEVAAAVRAELDRQQTTLEMIASENFAPQAVLEAQGSVLTNKYAEGYPGRRYYGGCEHVDVVEQLAIDRIKELFGASFANVQPHSGAQANAAAMFALLKPGDTIMGLDLAHGGHLTHGMRINFSGKLYNVVPYHVSEDDHRVDMDEVARLAREHEPQLIIAGWSAYPRQLDFKRFREIADEVGAYLMVDMAHFAGLVAAGLHPNPVPHAHVVTTTTHKTLGGPRGGVILSSDEEFTKKFNSAVFPGQQGGPLEHVIAGKAVAFKIAAGEEFKDRQRRTLEGAQILAERLLADDAREAGVQLVSGGTDVHLVLVDLRNSELDGKQAEDRLHEIGITVNRNAVPNDPRPPMVTSGLRIGTPALATRGFGRTEFTEVADIVAEALKPGFDETTSAKLRARVEALATKHPLYPNL, from the coding sequence ATGTCGACACCGGACCTGTTCAACGATCAGCTGGCCGCGGTGGACCCAGAGGTGGCGGCGGCGGTCCGCGCTGAACTCGACCGCCAGCAGACCACGCTGGAGATGATCGCCTCGGAGAACTTCGCCCCCCAGGCCGTGCTCGAAGCGCAGGGCTCCGTGCTGACCAACAAGTACGCCGAGGGCTACCCGGGCCGCCGCTACTACGGCGGCTGCGAGCACGTCGACGTCGTCGAGCAGCTCGCCATCGACCGGATCAAGGAGCTCTTCGGCGCCTCCTTCGCCAACGTGCAGCCGCACTCCGGCGCGCAGGCCAACGCGGCGGCGATGTTCGCGCTGCTCAAGCCGGGCGACACCATCATGGGCCTGGACCTGGCGCACGGTGGGCACCTGACCCACGGCATGCGGATCAACTTCTCCGGCAAGCTCTACAACGTGGTGCCGTACCACGTCAGCGAGGACGACCACCGGGTCGACATGGACGAGGTCGCCCGGCTGGCCCGCGAGCACGAGCCGCAGCTGATCATCGCCGGGTGGTCGGCCTACCCGCGGCAGCTGGACTTCAAGCGGTTCCGGGAGATCGCCGACGAGGTCGGCGCCTACCTGATGGTCGACATGGCGCACTTCGCCGGCCTGGTGGCCGCGGGCCTGCACCCGAACCCGGTGCCGCACGCCCACGTCGTCACCACCACCACGCACAAGACCCTCGGCGGTCCGCGCGGTGGCGTGATCCTGTCCTCCGACGAGGAGTTCACCAAGAAGTTCAACTCGGCGGTGTTCCCCGGCCAGCAGGGCGGCCCGCTGGAGCACGTCATCGCGGGCAAGGCGGTGGCGTTCAAGATCGCCGCGGGTGAGGAGTTCAAGGACCGGCAGCGCCGCACCCTCGAGGGCGCGCAGATCCTGGCGGAGCGGCTGCTGGCCGACGACGCCCGGGAGGCCGGGGTGCAGCTGGTCTCCGGCGGCACCGACGTGCACCTGGTGCTGGTCGACCTGCGCAACTCCGAGCTGGACGGCAAGCAGGCCGAGGACCGGCTGCACGAGATCGGCATCACGGTCAACCGCAACGCGGTGCCGAACGACCCGCGCCCGCCGATGGTGACCTCCGGGCTGCGCATCGGCACCCCGGCGCTGGCCACCCGCGGGTTCGGCCGGACCGAGTTCACCGAGGTCGCCGACATCGTCGCCGAGGCCCTCAAGCCGGGCTTCGACGAGACCACCAGCGCCAAGCTGCGCGCCCGCGTGGAGGCGCTGGCGACCAAGCACCCGCTGTACCCGAACCTCTGA
- the gcvT gene encoding glycine cleavage system aminomethyltransferase GcvT: MSSPRRTPLHHVHEALGATFTEFAGWQMPLRYSGDTAEHNAVRTAAGLFDLTHMGEIRISGPQAADALDYALVANASAIKPGRARYTMICNPQGGVLDDLIVYRLAEQEFLVVANAANAAVVSAELAERVTGFDARHEDVSDDHALIAVQGPNAVAILEPLTDTDLSGVKYYAGYPSRVAGKDVLLARTGYTGEDGFELFTAPGDAEAVWQALTESGAQHGLQPAGLSCRDTLRLEAGMPLYGNELSADLTPFHANLGRVVKLDKPGDFVGKEALAALADKPTERTLVGLTTDQRRAPRHGYRVLDADGAEVGVVTSGAPSPTLGHPIGMAYVDRDHSEPGTQLQVDIRGKAVAVQVVELPFYRRNA; encoded by the coding sequence ATGTCGTCGCCACGACGGACGCCCCTGCACCACGTGCACGAGGCGCTCGGAGCCACCTTCACCGAGTTCGCCGGTTGGCAGATGCCGCTGCGCTACTCGGGCGACACCGCCGAGCACAACGCGGTGCGCACCGCCGCCGGCCTGTTCGACCTGACCCACATGGGCGAGATCCGGATCAGCGGTCCGCAGGCCGCCGACGCGCTGGACTACGCGCTGGTGGCCAACGCCTCCGCGATCAAGCCCGGCCGCGCCCGCTACACCATGATCTGCAACCCGCAGGGCGGTGTGCTGGACGACCTGATCGTCTACCGGCTGGCCGAGCAGGAGTTCCTGGTGGTGGCCAACGCCGCGAACGCCGCCGTGGTCTCCGCCGAGCTGGCCGAGCGGGTCACCGGGTTCGACGCCCGCCACGAGGACGTCTCCGACGACCACGCGCTGATCGCGGTGCAGGGCCCGAACGCCGTGGCGATCCTGGAGCCCCTGACCGACACCGACCTCTCCGGCGTCAAGTACTACGCGGGCTACCCGTCCCGGGTCGCGGGCAAGGACGTGCTGCTGGCACGCACCGGCTACACCGGCGAGGACGGCTTCGAGCTGTTCACCGCGCCCGGTGACGCCGAGGCCGTGTGGCAGGCGCTGACCGAGTCCGGCGCGCAGCACGGGCTGCAGCCGGCCGGGCTGTCCTGCCGCGACACGCTGCGGTTGGAGGCGGGGATGCCGCTGTACGGCAACGAGCTCTCCGCCGACCTCACTCCCTTCCACGCCAACCTCGGCCGGGTGGTCAAGCTCGACAAGCCCGGCGACTTCGTCGGCAAGGAGGCGCTGGCCGCCCTCGCGGACAAGCCCACCGAACGCACCCTGGTGGGTCTGACCACCGACCAGCGCCGCGCGCCCCGGCACGGCTACCGCGTGCTGGACGCCGACGGCGCCGAGGTCGGCGTGGTGACCAGCGGCGCGCCGTCCCCGACCTTGGGCCACCCGATCGGGATGGCCTACGTCGATCGCGACCACAGCGAACCCGGCACGCAGCTGCAGGTCGACATCCGCGGCAAGGCCGTCGCGGTCCAGGTCGTCGAGCTGCCGTTCTACCGCCGCAACGCCTGA